The Parambassis ranga chromosome 13, fParRan2.1, whole genome shotgun sequence genome contains the following window.
ACTCGACtgtagaagaaaagaaaaatacatggGTTCACTTCATGACCAACACCAGCAGCTATCAGCTGGTGACGTGTTTACCTGACCAGGCCGCTGCTCTTGGCTTCATCAGCGTACATCTTCCTGGCAGTCAGAGCCAGCTCGTTCACAAGACTAAAAATAGTTAcattagaaaaagaaaagagtttTTAAGTGTCTGCATGTGGATTCTGGAGTACCTGCGGCTGCCAATGACTTTAGGAAGTCTTTGGAGAGTTCCAACATCTGCTGCAAGTCCAATATCGACTTCCTAAAGAGCAGAAACAGATTAGAATATCATGGTCTCTTATCAGACGTCAAAGTCAAGTGTAAAACTCCTTTTATGTTAAAGATGCATCCTCCCTGGTCTCTCCTTCAactaatgttttaatattaataatcatCATAAAGAGTTAGTGCTAAGAGTCAAAAATACACTCAACTATCTGCTAAATAAATCAAGTGAATGGTCTGGAATATGGCTCACTGTTTTATAAGGAGCTCcaaacacaaaggcagaaaACAATCACAAACTACTGACGAGAGCCTTCATCAGAGGAAGACACTGATTGGATGTACTGATAAAACGAGGCGGTCGTACCTTCACCTGGAACCAGGCGTCCTGGGTGCACAGGCGAATGTCACAGGCTGTGATCAGATCAACACCTGCAACCGAGAACCACATCCACAGTGAGCTAtacaaccaccaacacacagTACTGCAAGAGCAGGCGCACCTCCTCCGATGCAGGCTCCGTGAACAGCCACCACGACGGGCTTCGGACACTACGAGAACAACACAACCATGTTTAATTTCCACATACATCGTCACGCCTGCAGTGTTTTCACCCGGTGAGCAGCTCTGACCCGCTCGATGACAGAGAACGTCTCCTGGTACTTGGTGATGGTTTTTCTGAGGTTCCAGGAGACTCTGGCAGCGTCGTCACCTTCTGGCTGGAGGATGTCACCGGCCATGTCCATCAGGTCAAGACCTGAACAGCGGCTCAGTGTAAAACATACAGCTCCACCGCAATGATACCACACATGTGATCAGCTGTGGACCCACCAGCTGTGAAGACCCTCCCTGCTCCAGAAACCACTACCACTCTGCAGTCTGGGTCCCCGGAGATCTCATCAAAGCACTCCACCATCTCACTgtgaggaaaacacagaaacctTCAATCCATGTGTATTTTAATCCCCTAATCCTGCTGCAGGATCAGGATTATCTTatgtacaataaacacaataatgTTTGCCAGTCGTGAGGATGAATTGGgagacagaatgaaagaaagagctTTGGGAATTTAAACGGATTCTTGCCTCCAGAAAGCTTTGTTCATGGCGTTCAGTTTGTCCGGCCGGTGCAGCTCTACATGTGTGATGAACTGTGCAGGGCGGCTGATGGCCAGAGCGGTGTAGGGAGAGGTGGGACCCCCTGAGGACGACATGGCCCTTATCACAGCCAGTGTGGGGCGCTGCAGTCCTCtgtctgagagagaggagaaaaccaCAAACATGTAACAACCACATGAAGTCCACCAGTAtggcaagccattcatatcacatttccgccATACTTTAAACGGCGTTCGCCAGTACTTTAAACGGCGTTTTTTTACGTCATACGCCGCAGAAAACTTTTTCCCctgtgcagacgttacgcccacaaaatgacgtcattttttgtcatttttcacGACGTacgccgtacggcgttttctaatattctaatgatctccgccccataacttgcaaAACGTGGTGTGTCCTTCAGGATAGTGTGTCaaataaagctggatccatactccgcgagacaaagagcggagaacgcgctccacgggtggtaagagataaaaaaaaaggtcttttccacatggaggtaccatactccgcgagacgtgtgtgcgCTCACTGTAGCGCACgtcagacaccaaacaggaacaacatcacacacagcccacctccagtgtttgcgaacagaggaaggtacagcagctgacattatggattttgcagctttgttaaagGAGATGGACGAGGAGACGAATATGCACACGGCGTTTTGCCTTTGCAAATCTGTCGCGCAGGTAGCGCCACTTTttgcgacacacactctcttctgtgcAAAGTATCGTTGctatctccttccaggagttgttgccTCAGCAAGCTtctcctcaaaaacatccattgttgaattaattaaatctgttgaatcagcgctgtttatacacctacctatatacctggagaggctcttgcgcttctccacattcatcacgcccacaataaattccgaccaatcacagcatggttgccgcacagccttgaaagacaaagttcggccggaccctgtgcacaagagtgcggaacagcgggcggtcagagacaaaaaatgacgtcattttgtgggcgtaacgtctgcacaggggaaaaagttctttgtctcacggagtatggatccagcttaacatggaaatcaatccaatctgatttaaaaagtcagtaaacatacgttcttttctctgtggtttaagtgtgtaagacaagaagaagaagtaagaagaaaggtgaacaaatgctattgtaaacaaaattcagtttatttctttcatgaaaCATGATGGCTGTGCATTATCCAGGCTTATATATACAGTCTTCTAGATCCAGACCGAAGCGATCCTTTTTGGCACAGGAGATCTGTGATGAATTAGTGTGGTCTaaccttcttctctgctgataggctgacaaagagtaaactgcagtggctgagcaagttatggggcggagatcattagaatattagaaaacgccgtGTGGCGTTATGAGTGGCCGTTTGGAAAACGCTGTACGGCGTATGACGTGAAAACGGCGTTTTCTGCGGCGTACGACGTAAAAAACGCCGTTTAAAGTATggcggaaatgtgatatgaatggcttgccaTACACCAGGTCCACAAACAGCAGAGCGGCTTCAGCTTCACACTGATGAGAAACATCGGATCATTGTTCGGTCCACAGTGATTTAAAGAACAGAGAAGTAACTGAAAAACTGTGAAATCAGCGCTGTACTTCCAGCACTGCCTGATCCTCACAATCAATCAATACGTCGTGAACTGTTTATATTTGTAGCTCACAGCTGTTCAAGTAAGTAACATATTGTAGGGCTCTTGTTAGAAACAAATCATATGACCTTcattctatctatctatctatctatctatctatctatctatctatctatctatctatctatcatagATGGATCTATACATCTGATTGGTTACAGTCTCAGTGTGAcgtaaaataaatataaggcCAGAAGGTAACCGGTCTTAGGTGAACCTGGTCCAGTGAACTTTCACCTACATATTCCTGCATCGCTCCACTGTGTCTCAAAGTTGACTGAGTCGTTGTTTATACACTAACTAGTGTAACTCGTGTATCTACAGACACTTCACAAACATCATTTCTTTCATACATTTTACTACATTTTCTTCAATAACAAACAAACCGCTGAGGAAACACGGACACTTACATTTGTTGATAGCTGACCTGACAACCGCAGACAACATGGCGCTTTGACCGCTGCACAGTCCTGCCTCTTTAAGTGATCAAATATAATCAATAAGCTGCTGCAAACAGACAGAATTGatccagctctgctgctgctgctgcttctggagctCACTGCTAACTGTGAGCTAGCTTACGAGCTGCAGCTAGCTAACGCTAACAGTCATCGACAGCTGACTTACCAAGCGTCTGTGCTGGTTAACTGTTTCACCTCCAGCCAACATAAACAATGCGGAAATACAACACGGCTGTTTTTACTGAATTATACAACTATACTATAGTAAAGCGGACTTTAACCTCTCACAAACTAACTTCAAAACAAAAGGTCGACGGTGGCCGCTGAGGCTCAAACTCAGAAAATGACAAAATCAAAAGGCAACGATGACGGTGGATCATTGTGATTaatgaagaaaataaatcagTGATGCAGGAAAGAGCTTTTATTTTTGGAAAAGAACCAGTTCCATAGTGTATATGATTTAAATTGTGAAAACGGGATCAGCTTTATTTATGAAATGTGTTTAGTTGCTTTATTAATCAAGAACTATTAATTCACCTGTCAGTGTTTTCAAATAGAAACATACTTATTTCCTTATTTATTAGTAAATAATTGGTGGAGACGTCACGTCGGCCCGAGTATTTTCTGTTTCGTTGGTTTTCTGCTTCTTTAATGCAGTCTGAGCACTACGCTGCAGTTCACCCAGTTCTCCGGCAGAGGGCGGTAGAGCACGTGTTTCAGAGCATTACAGATTAAACTTTATTTCCTTCCACCAGAAAAAAACTTTATGAAATAATTCACAtgttcttcactgtgtgtgtctgatggtaTTAAAGCATTTTATTTCACCGAGAGAGACGTTCAGCTTGTGATTTCTGACTTCAATACAATTAGCTTTTTATTGATTGGACCGCAGGCTGTCACATGACCCGGAAGCGCCACCGAGGTGTTTAGATCCAAACTTATATTTTCGtggaaataaaacactaaacCGCTTAAATACTTACATGTAGTGTGTTGTTGGAAGAgttttgttctcgtggagtttTATCATcgacacaaacatttaaaccgTAGGTGAGACTGAAGGTCTGCAGGATGACCCCTTTCTTCTTCGTTGGTGGAAGttatcgcttctcggccttttggctaagatcaagtgtagtatctgttcttatcagtttaatatctgatacgtcccctacccggggaccatatattaaattgatTTTTGGATCAGGGAGATGGAAtaggggcttgctccgtccactccacgcatcgacctggtattgcagtacttccaggaacgGTGCACCCCCTCTGCCTGTTCAATATCAAGCTGGTGACTGTCTCTGGTGGAGCTGTGGTTCATTAATGTGTGAGAAATAAAACGTGAACGTTATTAAACTTGCTGCTGGAACTACTTCTACAGTGGCTGGCTCCAAGATTCCAAGATGGCGACCGGGAAATAAGCAAAATAGTGGCTTCATAGCAGTGGTTCACAAACCAATGGGTGACGTCACGATGGCTACGTCCATCTTTTCCAGCTCATTTATATAAATTGATCCGTCTTTGGCGTCAATAAATCAaacctgtgttttgtttggtttgtggTTGTTACCACGCCACACCGCGGGGGGGCAGTGGTGTGTTTTGATGCAGGGTCACATCATAATCAAGCATCAAGTGAGCGCAGGTGTGACCGCGAGGTGTCGCTGAAAGGACGTTTTGTCAACACGAGCAGTGAACTCCACCACAAGACAAACAGGTCTGTGCGTGTTATCGCATCGTTTCAGTCCGTTCAGTCTAACGTTTGGTCGCAGCACTCGTATCTTTAGCTAAGCTAACTCGAGTCAGTTCACGTAGTCAGCGCAGCCTCGAGGAAAGATGCTAAAGCTAGCATGAGTAGCatagctcctcctccaccataaCCCTGACCTCAACCACGTGTGTGGCgcagcagcagaggttacaCCGGCTGAACCACGATGTTCTGCTGTAATGTTGATGACATGCTaatagtttattttttaaccctctTATTATTAACGGTGGACTCTAGGCTAGTCTTTGCTAACCTGCTAATCTGAGCCTCCAACGAAGCTGCTGAAAAACAGATGTGGGAGAAAAGGCCAGTGAGATGTTGCTGTTTCATTCAAACCAAACACACCTGGTGCAGGTACGTGTTTATTTTAAagctaaacaaacatttttcactCATGGTTGTAGAGTTTATTGGACCCAGGAGTGACAGCTCAGGATTGTTGATAGATGTTCAAGTCTGCTGGAGGTCAGCATTGTGATGTGATGTCTTTACTGACAggaagacacagaggacacgCAGCACTGACCCACATCAGCAGTGTTCAAAGGAAGATGTTCCAGAAACATTTTACTGACAAGGAGCCAGTGAGTATTTTGACCTGGAACAAATCAGTGATATTTCATTTGTTACAAGTATGACTCTGTTTAGGTGGTGAAAGCTGTCCTGGGGATGGTGGCTGGAGGAAGCCTACACCTGCACAGACATGGAGCCCGGTCAGAGGAGGACATCACCCCCCAGTCCTGTTCCCAGGAGAGGCTGAAGCACCATGTGTTCCACAGTGGAGCCTGGTCAGGAGCTCTGGTTCTGTGGGACGACACCAACTGATAAACTGCCTCAACAACCGCTGTCAGCAGCTGTTTGGAGACTGTAGAGCAGAAGGTCTGGTCCTGTTTGAAGGCCTTCTTGCTTCTGGATGCCGTCCTGCCTCTCAGGCCTCGGTCTGTGTGAGTATGTCtgctgaaatgtttgtttttttcagcagaGAACTGTTGATTTCATGACTGTCAAGAgccctgtttgtttttaaatgtaagaaTTATACTTCAGTAGTTTAATCAATTGATATTCAATCACTGAGCATCTGTTTCTCTGAAGGCTTTAATAAGCAAGAAACAGAAGAACACTTCAACAAAGATGAatcataaaaatacattgtttaaattatttatagGAACAAACAAGGTCAACAATAATGGATTATGTACAGCTATTAgttacatatttttattttatttgtttacatctgATGACTCCAGTGTGTCAATCACAGAGGGGAAGTTCATAGCTGTTAAACTGTTTCATCCAGACATCATTTTCATGGGGCAGACaccttgtttttgtattttgtttaatGCTCCGGGGTTGGTTGGCCACAGATTTTACAGAGTCTTTGTACATGTGACACTTCTGCTCCTCAGCCTGAGGGCTTTTCCTTCAGCTTGCACTGCGTAGCTTTTGCCCAGCGGGCTGAGGGTCTGATTAACAGGTGCTGTGgggacaggtggaggaggagaggtttgGCTGCCTGGCGGCCTTATGTGCCCCCTTTAGTGGCAGTCTGTTGGTGGGAGTGCTGGCTGGTGTAGttcaggaggagatggatgtggAGTGCAGgttgaggacctctcctggcgTCAGATGAAGTGCTGATAAAATTCCAGCTTTGCTCAAGACTGCATCTTCAGACAAAACCTGGTGCTGGATCCTCTCCTGGCTTTCCTTCTGGACTGGAGAGAGACACAGCTTCCCTAGTGTGTACATCCTCCTGTTGTactgactgttgtgttgtgtgctgcaTACCGTACGTCCATCTTAACTCTCTGTACCACAGCAGCTTCAACC
Protein-coding sequences here:
- the LOC114444623 gene encoding delta(3,5)-Delta(2,4)-dienoyl-CoA isomerase, mitochondrial-like isoform X1 yields the protein MLSAVVRSAINKYRGLQRPTLAVIRAMSSSGGPTSPYTALAISRPAQFITHVELHRPDKLNAMNKAFWSEMVECFDEISGDPDCRVVVVSGAGRVFTAGLDLMDMAGDILQPEGDDAARVSWNLRKTITKYQETFSVIERCPKPVVVAVHGACIGGGVDLITACDIRLCTQDAWFQVKEVDIGLAADVGTLQRLPKVIGSRSLVNELALTARKMYADEAKSSGLVSRVFADKEAMMAVALEMAGEIAGRSPVAVQGTKVNLIYSRDHSVAEGLNYMATWNMSMLQTQDVMKSAQATMEKKSLKVVEFSKL
- the LOC114444623 gene encoding delta(3,5)-Delta(2,4)-dienoyl-CoA isomerase, mitochondrial-like isoform X2 — protein: MSSSGGPTSPYTALAISRPAQFITHVELHRPDKLNAMNKAFWSEMVECFDEISGDPDCRVVVVSGAGRVFTAGLDLMDMAGDILQPEGDDAARVSWNLRKTITKYQETFSVIERCPKPVVVAVHGACIGGGVDLITACDIRLCTQDAWFQVKEVDIGLAADVGTLQRLPKVIGSRSLVNELALTARKMYADEAKSSGLVSRVFADKEAMMAVALEMAGEIAGRSPVAVQGTKVNLIYSRDHSVAEGLNYMATWNMSMLQTQDVMKSAQATMEKKSLKVVEFSKL